Part of the Candidatus Methylomirabilota bacterium genome is shown below.
CCCGGCGCGGCGGCCTGCTGCGCCTCTCCGTCGGGATCGGCGAGACGGTCAGCGAGGGCCAGGAGCTGGGCGAGGTCTGGGATGCCTTCGGCGACGTCGTCGAGACGCTCCGGGCCCCGGCCCGCGGACTGGTTCGCATCATCTGGACCCACAAGGTGGTCACCTCGGGGGACGCCGTGCTGAAGTGCTGGGTCACGGAGCCGGCGCCGCCCTTCGCCCCGACGGATCGATTCGTGCGCTGAGGGAGGCGTCGCGATGGACATCCAGTCTCAGAAGCTCAGCGAGTTCTTCAACATCGGGCGGGACAAGGGCTGGGACGTCGACCGGCAACGGTGGACCGTGCACACGCTGATCGACCCCGAAGGGCGGGTGCTCACGCTGGGAGACGTCCTCGACGGGATTCCCCTCGACCTCCGCCTGGCGAAGTCCGGCAACCGCTACGGCTACCCGCCCCTCCGCCAGCGGATCATCGACTCCCAGCACTACGAGGTCGAGATCGAGCACGTCCTGGTGACCTCCGGCACCCAGCACGCGAACTTTCTCGCCTTCATGGCGGCCCTCGACGCCGGCGACGAGGCCATCATCGAGTCGCCGTCGTGGGAACAGCCGAGGGTGCTGTGCCAGGCGTTCCGGATCCAGGCCCGGATCCTCCGCCGCCGGCCCGAGCTCGACTGGAAGTTCGACCTCGACGAGCTGGCGGCGATGGTCTCGCCGCGCGTGAAGCTCATCTACCTCTGCCACCCGAGCAACCCCACCGGGGCCGTGCTCGACGAGCGCGAGCTCCGGGCCGTCTGCGACATCGCGGCCCGGTCCGGGGCGTATGTGGTCTCCGACGAGATCTACCGAGGCCTGGAGTGGGACGGGGGGCTGTCCCCGTCGGTCGTCAACTGCTACGAGCGTGGCGTCACGACCAGCAGCGTGTCGAAGACGCTGGGAATGAGCGGGCTGCGCCTGGGATGGCTGGCCACCCGCGACCGGGCGTTCCTCGAGCGGTGCCTGAGCCTCAAGTACTACATCAGCCTGCACCAGCAGAGCCGGCTGGACGAGGTCGTGGCCCTGGCCGCGCTCGAGCCGACGAAGTACTGGGCGCTCGTCAAAGAGACGATGGCCGCGGCGCGGGTCAACTACGACCTGGTGGCCGACTGGATGATGCGGAACGGCGTCTTCCGCTGGGTCCCGCCCCGCGGCGGGTTCCTCTCGTTCCCGTCCTACGACCTCGACATCCCGTCGTGGGACCTGTGCGTGCGACTCCTCGACCCGCCGTACCGGACCTACCTCATCCCCGGGAGCTGCTACGGGCACGAGCGCCACGTCCGGCTCGGGCTCGGGCCGGGGACGTCCGCCGAGACCATCCGGGCCGGCCTCGCCGAGATCGATCGCTTCGTCGCGGATTACCGGGCCGGCCGCCTGACGCTCTAGTCTCTTCGGAGGGGGCCTCCGCGGCCCCCTCCGAGACCTCCCCCCGGACAGGTTGCGCCGGCAAAGCCGGCGCTCGGAGCGGGAACAGCAACCGTCGGCGGTCTGGCGTTCGCGTAGCGCCTGTTAACCCGACAGGCTCCCAGACTACGTGCAGGCCCACACGATCCGCAACAAGCAGGAGCTCGAGGCGACGGACCCCCAGGCCCACGAGCAGTTCACGCGCCGCCTGCGCGAGGCAGCGGCCGACCCGGCGAAGGCGCGCGACTATCTCCTCCGCGCCTCGATGATCGCGAGCCTCCGCCGGGCGGAGGAGCTCGGGTGAGCGCCGCGGACGCTCGTGCGCGCCAGGAGGCTGCCGGAGTAATCGCGCGCCAACTCCTGGCCCAGCCGCCGCGGGTCGGTGTTCCGCTCCGAGCGCGGGCTTGCCCGCGCAACCCCCCGGGGGGAAGGGTCTGGGAGGGGGCCGTCGAGGCCCCCTCCCATGATCTACGCCTTGCGCAGCCGCGGGTCCAGGTAGTCCCGCAGGCTGTCCCCGACCACGTTGAAGGCGATCGTGAGGCTG
Proteins encoded:
- a CDS encoding pyridoxal phosphate-dependent aminotransferase gives rise to the protein MDIQSQKLSEFFNIGRDKGWDVDRQRWTVHTLIDPEGRVLTLGDVLDGIPLDLRLAKSGNRYGYPPLRQRIIDSQHYEVEIEHVLVTSGTQHANFLAFMAALDAGDEAIIESPSWEQPRVLCQAFRIQARILRRRPELDWKFDLDELAAMVSPRVKLIYLCHPSNPTGAVLDERELRAVCDIAARSGAYVVSDEIYRGLEWDGGLSPSVVNCYERGVTTSSVSKTLGMSGLRLGWLATRDRAFLERCLSLKYYISLHQQSRLDEVVALAALEPTKYWALVKETMAAARVNYDLVADWMMRNGVFRWVPPRGGFLSFPSYDLDIPSWDLCVRLLDPPYRTYLIPGSCYGHERHVRLGLGPGTSAETIRAGLAEIDRFVADYRAGRLTL